In the genome of Hyphobacterium sp. CCMP332, one region contains:
- a CDS encoding T9SS type A sorting domain-containing protein yields the protein MKYIFTSALILFLFINAFSQSLSVVSQSSDSLSGDFYTEMEAKITLENTASNTNTYGVERFELDMATGHSSYFCWSIDCYPTNVSLSTSFVTLAQGERDSTFIGYLTPYDGSGGIEGTSVVKYVFFNQNSSSDTISRVFVYTAYSTVGIKTRVLDENDFYAYPNPTVNTLNVAFGDIKGFNSGRIIVRNALGSELINKPININNNLTSIDVSSLERGVYLYTVQLDGQKFQTKKFAISK from the coding sequence ATGAAATATATTTTTACTTCAGCACTGATTCTTTTCCTATTCATCAATGCCTTTTCACAGAGCCTCAGCGTTGTGAGTCAAAGCTCTGATTCCCTCTCAGGAGATTTCTACACTGAAATGGAAGCAAAAATCACGCTAGAAAATACCGCATCCAATACCAATACCTATGGAGTCGAGCGTTTTGAATTGGATATGGCCACTGGCCACAGTTCATATTTCTGCTGGAGTATTGATTGTTATCCAACGAATGTTTCCCTTTCAACCAGTTTTGTAACACTTGCACAAGGAGAACGCGATTCTACATTTATCGGTTATTTAACACCTTATGACGGCAGTGGCGGAATTGAAGGTACTTCGGTAGTGAAATATGTTTTCTTTAATCAAAATTCAAGCAGCGATACAATAAGCAGAGTTTTTGTCTATACAGCCTATTCTACCGTCGGTATCAAAACGAGGGTATTGGATGAGAATGATTTTTATGCTTATCCAAATCCTACCGTCAATACACTGAATGTTGCCTTCGGTGACATCAAAGGTTTCAATTCGGGAAGAATTATTGTCCGAAATGCTTTGGGTTCTGAATTGATAAATAAGCCAATCAATATCAATAATAATCTGACAAGCATCGATGTTTCTTCGCTTGAAAGAGGGGTTTATCTATATACCGTTCAGTTGGATGGTCAGAAATTTCAGACCAAAAAATTCGCAATCTCAAAATAG
- a CDS encoding TlpA family protein disulfide reductase codes for MFFRTLAILSFVLFSTLLFAQEKSWKVPNVEIKDLKNTSVSASEIYNTEGPTILSFWATWCKPCILELNTIKDYYVDWQDETNVKLVAISIDDTRNIAKVGPLARGKGWEYDIYIDANSDLRRALNVNNVPHTFLLDKNGNIVWQHNGYAPGDEDELYDKVLEVAEMSSN; via the coding sequence ATGTTTTTTAGAACACTAGCAATTCTTTCATTTGTCCTTTTTTCAACACTTCTCTTTGCTCAGGAGAAGTCCTGGAAAGTTCCGAATGTAGAAATTAAAGATTTGAAAAATACTTCGGTTTCGGCATCTGAAATATACAATACCGAAGGACCAACAATTTTATCATTTTGGGCAACCTGGTGTAAGCCCTGTATACTTGAACTCAATACTATCAAAGATTATTATGTGGATTGGCAGGACGAAACCAATGTAAAATTGGTCGCCATATCCATCGACGACACCAGAAACATTGCCAAAGTTGGGCCATTGGCCAGAGGGAAAGGCTGGGAATACGACATCTATATTGATGCAAATTCTGATTTAAGAAGGGCTTTAAACGTAAACAATGTGCCGCATACTTTTTTGCTTGATAAAAACGGCAATATTGTATGGCAGCATAATGGATACGCTCCCGGTGATGAAGATGAATTATACGATAAAGTACTGGAAGTAGCTGAAATGAGCTCGAACTAG
- a CDS encoding glycosyltransferase: MFEILFILSSICALIQILWLISQIDSFNFFSKRNPGKPISVIIAAKNELENLKKLVPALRNQKYNRDWEVIIILDRCSDDSLAYLKQEKEYFQGLIILEQKQSDIPPEISPKKNALMKAIEIAKYDLILQTDADCYPKTDFWLKEMGESLKEGDVFVIGLSPYEKHPGFLNKIIQYDTTWTAGSMIYFASKGKAYMSLGRNQMFLKSYFLGKGGFGEKVMVPFGDDDLLIQNLNPQKKCNTCVTNDGQTVSIPESNWHDWFNQKLRHLMAGKYYPNNILKELILNYLTLPFYILLAIAILIFPEYWTYCLALFLIRNLLYAYLFKRLADKSGSEINIVFIPVLDLLHICINLALGLKSRLRNNIEWR; encoded by the coding sequence ATGTTTGAAATATTATTCATTTTATCCTCAATATGTGCCCTGATTCAGATATTATGGCTGATTTCACAAATCGATTCTTTTAATTTTTTTTCTAAAAGAAATCCCGGGAAACCAATCTCAGTAATTATAGCAGCCAAAAATGAGTTGGAAAATCTTAAGAAACTTGTTCCGGCACTGAGAAATCAAAAGTATAATCGGGATTGGGAAGTCATTATTATTCTCGATAGATGCAGCGACGATTCACTGGCCTATCTCAAACAAGAAAAGGAATATTTTCAAGGTCTAATTATTCTGGAACAAAAACAGTCTGATATTCCCCCTGAAATTTCTCCAAAGAAAAATGCCCTAATGAAGGCTATAGAAATAGCAAAATATGATTTGATCTTACAGACGGATGCCGATTGTTATCCCAAAACTGATTTTTGGTTAAAAGAAATGGGAGAATCACTTAAAGAAGGTGATGTATTTGTTATTGGCTTATCGCCTTATGAAAAACACCCCGGATTTTTAAACAAAATCATACAGTACGACACAACCTGGACTGCAGGTAGCATGATTTATTTCGCCAGCAAGGGGAAAGCCTATATGTCCTTAGGAAGAAATCAAATGTTTCTAAAAAGCTATTTTCTTGGCAAGGGAGGCTTTGGTGAAAAAGTAATGGTTCCTTTCGGGGATGATGACTTATTGATCCAAAACCTGAATCCTCAAAAAAAATGCAATACATGTGTTACAAATGATGGACAAACCGTATCAATACCCGAAAGCAATTGGCACGATTGGTTTAACCAGAAACTAAGACATTTAATGGCGGGAAAATACTATCCAAATAATATTCTTAAAGAACTGATCCTCAATTATCTGACCCTTCCGTTTTATATTTTGCTAGCCATAGCAATTCTGATCTTCCCCGAATATTGGACCTATTGTTTGGCATTATTCCTCATAAGAAATTTGTTATATGCTTACCTTTTTAAGCGTTTGGCTGATAAAAGCGGATCGGAAATAAACATTGTTTTTATTCCTGTACTGGATTTACTTCATATATGTATTAATTTGGCGCTCGGACTAAAAAGCCGACTGAGAAACAATATCGAATGGCGATAG
- the rsmG gene encoding 16S rRNA (guanine(527)-N(7))-methyltransferase RsmG gives MNLLNKYFPELKEDKLNTYRDFREVFSKWNEKINCVSRKDMENFEERHILHSLAISKVISFPKGSSVLDVGTGGGFPGLPLAIMFPEVQFHLIDSIGKKIKVVQGLVDELELKNVKATKIRSEEIKEKYDFITARAVARATTFFHWVGHLKNNKSPYEKQGIYYLKGGDIKEEMLELKRPFKIWPISDFFEEEFFETKKVVHF, from the coding sequence TTGAATTTGCTCAATAAATATTTTCCCGAACTTAAAGAGGATAAACTCAATACCTACAGGGATTTCCGTGAGGTTTTTTCAAAATGGAATGAAAAGATCAATTGTGTGTCCAGAAAAGACATGGAAAATTTTGAGGAGCGACACATTTTGCATTCTCTGGCCATTTCTAAGGTTATTTCTTTTCCAAAAGGGTCAAGTGTTTTGGATGTGGGAACGGGAGGAGGATTTCCCGGATTGCCCCTGGCCATAATGTTTCCCGAAGTTCAGTTTCACCTGATCGACAGTATTGGAAAAAAAATAAAAGTGGTTCAGGGCCTTGTCGATGAACTCGAACTAAAAAATGTTAAAGCAACAAAAATCCGATCTGAGGAAATCAAAGAAAAATACGATTTTATAACAGCAAGGGCCGTGGCAAGAGCTACTACCTTTTTTCATTGGGTTGGCCATTTAAAAAACAATAAGAGTCCTTATGAAAAACAGGGCATTTATTATCTGAAAGGAGGGGATATTAAGGAGGAAATGCTCGAGTTAAAACGCCCCTTTAAAATCTGGCCGATCAGCGATTTCTTTGAAGAGGAATTCTTTGAAACCAAAAAAGTGGTTCATTTCTGA
- a CDS encoding LptF/LptG family permease, with protein sequence MKKLDWYIFRKLVVAYVFVVVILCLVICVIDWSEKNDDFVQSDATLNQILFDYFLNLIPYWASVLSPLMVFISSIFVTARLASHTEIIAMLSAGVSFRRITRPYFLAAILIGLVNFIGIAWFIPKANTTRLAFEFSYLKNQYYYDGRNIHIKTSPDTYVYMESYNNRLEVGYKFTIEKIVDNQLLSKLSSPKINWDEELEKWHLNSYTIHNFGPEGEEYLEGRSLDTALNFLPDDFERQERLYETFTVSELTDYIRELRMRGAENIEPYIIERYERFTYPAAIVILALMGLISASRKNRRGTGVQIAFGFVLAFVYILFVMMSRSIAQVGGFSPLMGALFPSIVFAIVALLMYRNVPK encoded by the coding sequence GTGAAAAAACTCGATTGGTACATATTTCGAAAACTAGTGGTGGCCTATGTCTTTGTAGTGGTCATCCTATGCCTCGTAATTTGTGTAATCGACTGGAGTGAAAAAAATGATGATTTTGTTCAATCCGATGCCACGCTCAACCAAATCCTTTTCGACTATTTTTTAAACCTGATCCCCTATTGGGCCAGTGTACTGAGTCCCTTAATGGTATTTATCTCTTCCATATTTGTGACAGCCAGATTGGCATCTCATACGGAAATAATCGCCATGTTAAGTGCGGGAGTCAGCTTTAGAAGGATTACCCGGCCCTATTTTCTAGCAGCGATATTAATTGGTTTGGTCAATTTTATAGGTATAGCCTGGTTTATTCCAAAAGCCAATACCACCCGACTTGCTTTTGAATTCAGCTATCTTAAAAATCAGTATTACTACGATGGAAGAAATATCCATATTAAAACATCACCTGACACTTATGTTTATATGGAAAGCTACAATAACCGGCTCGAAGTGGGCTATAAATTTACCATAGAAAAAATTGTTGACAATCAGCTGCTTTCAAAATTGAGTAGTCCGAAAATCAATTGGGATGAAGAGCTGGAAAAGTGGCATTTGAATAGTTATACCATTCACAATTTTGGGCCGGAAGGAGAAGAATACCTTGAAGGCCGATCGCTGGACACCGCTTTGAATTTTTTACCCGATGATTTTGAACGCCAGGAAAGGTTGTACGAGACATTCACGGTCTCAGAACTTACGGATTATATAAGGGAATTGAGGATGCGCGGAGCCGAAAACATAGAACCTTATATTATTGAGAGGTATGAACGTTTTACATACCCGGCGGCCATTGTTATTCTCGCATTAATGGGCCTTATTTCTGCTTCCAGAAAAAACAGAAGAGGTACAGGTGTTCAGATTGCCTTCGGCTTTGTATTGGCATTTGTGTACATTCTATTTGTAATGATGAGTAGAAGTATCGCTCAGGTGGGTGGGTTTTCACCTTTGATGGGAGCCCTGTTCCCGAGTATTGTTTTTGCAATAGTGGCATTACTCATGTATCGCAACGTACCGAAATAA
- a CDS encoding sigma-70 family RNA polymerase sigma factor gives MAIDKRKFSEKALEDFKLVDAAKAGDQKAYADLLHRYRKSVYHMILKMVRNVDDAEDLTIEAFGKAFKNLKKFNPDYTFSTWLFRIATNNCIDFIRKKRLQTTSISGSMKDKDGDFIPVNIKDSNRNPQEEAIRSEKIEIMQEIVTQLPPKYRHLVRLRYFKELSYDEIATELEAPLGTVKAQLHRARELLYDFVKHRKDSI, from the coding sequence ATGGCGATAGACAAAAGAAAATTTTCTGAAAAAGCGCTTGAAGACTTTAAGCTTGTGGATGCCGCAAAAGCCGGTGATCAAAAAGCTTATGCCGATTTGCTTCATCGTTATAGAAAATCGGTCTATCATATGATATTGAAAATGGTCAGGAATGTGGACGATGCTGAAGATCTCACCATCGAGGCATTTGGAAAGGCATTTAAAAATCTCAAAAAATTTAATCCCGATTATACCTTTAGCACCTGGTTATTCAGAATAGCCACCAATAATTGTATCGATTTTATACGAAAAAAGCGACTTCAAACCACCAGCATCAGCGGTTCGATGAAAGACAAGGATGGGGATTTCATACCCGTAAATATTAAGGACTCCAACCGAAATCCGCAGGAAGAGGCCATAAGAAGTGAGAAAATTGAGATCATGCAGGAGATCGTAACTCAATTGCCACCAAAATACAGACATTTGGTTCGACTGCGTTATTTCAAGGAATTATCTTATGATGAAATTGCCACAGAATTGGAAGCTCCGCTCGGAACGGTTAAGGCCCAACTTCACAGAGCAAGAGAATTGCTTTACGATTTTGTGAAACACCGCAAAGATTCCATCTGA
- a CDS encoding exo-alpha-sialidase produces the protein MKYLTLIALAAMLACKSSDIVLLEKQSALKGHNPCEPSISINPINPKNIVAGAIIDRYYYSKDGGKKWKSGKLKSSYGVFGDPVIVADYKGNFYYLHLSDPSGKNWRSDELLDRIVCQKSTDGGVTFDNGTFMGLNSPKDQDKHWAVVDPKTNNIYVTWTQFDEYKSIDPNDKSNILFSKSTDAGATWSEAIRINQKSGNCLDDDQTTEGAVPAVGPNGEIYVSWSYNDTIWFDKSTDGGKTWLENDIVVVNQVGGWDMDIPGIMRCNGMPITLCDLSDGQNSGSIYINYADQKNGITDTDVWLVKSEDKGETWSNPIKVNRDSSGNHQFFTWMAIDQNDGNLYAVFYDRRNFTSTETEVFLAWSKDGGETFFNKKINEESFVPNPIVFFGDYNNISAHDGVIAPIWTEAQGLQTGVYTRIIKKEELEDQK, from the coding sequence ATGAAGTATTTAACATTGATCGCATTGGCTGCGATGCTGGCCTGCAAAAGTTCAGACATTGTTCTTCTCGAAAAACAATCGGCGCTCAAAGGGCATAATCCCTGCGAACCAAGTATTTCTATCAATCCTATTAACCCAAAAAATATTGTAGCCGGAGCCATTATCGACCGTTATTATTACAGCAAGGACGGTGGCAAAAAATGGAAAAGTGGTAAACTGAAATCCAGTTATGGTGTTTTTGGCGATCCTGTGATTGTTGCGGACTACAAAGGCAATTTTTATTATTTACACCTATCCGATCCCAGCGGAAAAAACTGGAGAAGTGATGAATTGCTGGATCGAATAGTTTGTCAGAAATCAACCGACGGAGGCGTCACTTTTGACAATGGCACATTTATGGGATTGAACAGTCCCAAGGATCAGGATAAACACTGGGCGGTGGTGGACCCAAAAACCAATAATATTTATGTCACCTGGACCCAATTCGACGAATACAAAAGCATTGACCCGAATGACAAGAGTAATATTCTTTTTAGTAAATCCACAGATGCAGGCGCCACATGGTCCGAAGCAATCCGAATCAACCAAAAGTCTGGCAATTGTCTTGACGATGATCAAACAACGGAAGGCGCAGTACCCGCAGTGGGCCCCAATGGCGAAATATATGTGTCCTGGTCTTATAATGATACCATTTGGTTTGATAAATCCACAGACGGGGGTAAGACCTGGCTGGAGAATGACATTGTTGTCGTAAACCAGGTAGGCGGTTGGGATATGGACATTCCCGGAATAATGCGTTGCAATGGCATGCCTATCACCCTTTGTGATTTATCCGATGGCCAAAATTCAGGTAGCATTTATATTAATTACGCCGATCAGAAAAATGGTATAACCGATACGGACGTATGGCTAGTAAAATCTGAAGACAAGGGAGAAACATGGAGCAATCCTATAAAAGTCAACAGGGATTCGAGCGGCAACCATCAGTTTTTCACATGGATGGCAATAGATCAAAACGACGGGAATTTGTATGCTGTTTTTTACGACAGACGAAATTTCACAAGTACTGAAACGGAGGTATTTTTAGCCTGGTCTAAGGACGGAGGAGAAACATTTTTCAATAAAAAAATCAATGAAGAATCCTTTGTACCCAACCCTATCGTATTTTTTGGCGATTACAATAATATTTCAGCACATGATGGAGTGATTGCCCCCATCTGGACAGAAGCACAGGGACTTCAAACGGGAGTTTACACCAGAATTATAAAAAAGGAAGAGCTCGAAGATCAGAAATGA
- a CDS encoding VIT1/CCC1 transporter family protein, which translates to MKQKLEQKLHQKNTFFQRIQDYLGEFVYGGIDGSVTTFAVVAGSVGAGLDSAVIIILGFANLIADGFSMSVGAFLSAKSEHENYEKHKAIEYWEIEHLREKEIDEIREIYEAKGFEGELLEQVVAKIIEDDDVWVDTMMKEELEMAKDDKSPFSVGLFTFISFIIVGLIPLIVYLWDFIRPLQIDLFLLTCLLTSIAFILVGFLKSMVTGAGKFRSSMETLLLGAIAAVLAYFVGDFLEKIILQA; encoded by the coding sequence ATGAAGCAAAAACTAGAACAAAAACTCCATCAGAAAAATACTTTTTTTCAACGCATACAGGATTATTTAGGCGAATTTGTCTATGGAGGAATCGACGGAAGCGTAACGACATTTGCAGTGGTTGCGGGTTCGGTTGGTGCCGGCCTTGATAGTGCTGTTATTATTATTTTGGGTTTTGCCAATCTAATTGCGGATGGTTTTTCAATGTCAGTAGGCGCTTTTCTTTCGGCTAAATCGGAGCATGAAAATTATGAAAAACACAAAGCCATAGAATATTGGGAAATTGAGCATTTAAGAGAAAAAGAAATTGATGAAATAAGAGAAATCTATGAAGCCAAAGGTTTTGAAGGAGAACTTTTGGAACAGGTGGTTGCCAAAATAATTGAAGATGATGATGTATGGGTGGACACCATGATGAAAGAAGAGTTGGAAATGGCCAAAGACGATAAATCGCCATTTAGTGTAGGTCTCTTTACCTTCATTTCTTTTATTATTGTAGGCCTTATTCCTTTGATTGTCTATCTCTGGGATTTCATCCGCCCTTTGCAAATTGATCTCTTCTTATTGACCTGTTTGCTGACCAGTATAGCATTTATACTTGTGGGATTTTTAAAATCCATGGTCACGGGAGCAGGGAAATTCAGAAGTTCCATGGAAACACTTCTTTTGGGTGCCATAGCTGCTGTTCTGGCTTATTTTGTGGGTGATTTTCTTGAAAAAATTATACTTCAGGCTTAG
- a CDS encoding Omp28-related outer membrane protein gives MKNILLIISVLLFALSCDVIDGNVLENEGIPGPVDTTGNDTVEKSFAKKILIEEYTGHKCGNCPGGARTVADLKAQDQYKDKLVVISVHAGSLANWAPPGAPKFTTNFTTAVGDALDQEFGVSLTGIPRGLVNREEISGSKLVLPGTFEQSIQDILDEPNTFVAITGNLSFDENTKTISASISSHFNAIVYEDLNISVYVTEDSVIDWQKNYVNTGDPNYPVGDIEEYVHMHVLRGSMNGTWGDLLNESAGKSIEEGASISKAFTYQLEDGNDPYFCNVIAFIYDTETDAIVQVREWHLKDIID, from the coding sequence ATGAAGAATATTTTATTGATTATTTCGGTTTTACTCTTTGCACTTTCCTGTGATGTTATTGATGGGAATGTACTTGAAAATGAAGGCATACCCGGACCCGTGGATACCACTGGAAACGATACGGTGGAAAAGAGTTTCGCCAAGAAAATTCTTATTGAAGAATACACAGGCCACAAGTGCGGTAATTGTCCCGGAGGTGCGAGAACTGTAGCTGATTTGAAGGCACAGGATCAATACAAAGATAAACTGGTGGTTATTTCCGTTCATGCGGGAAGTCTGGCCAATTGGGCCCCTCCCGGTGCACCTAAATTCACAACCAATTTCACGACTGCAGTTGGTGATGCCCTCGATCAGGAATTCGGCGTAAGCCTTACCGGAATACCAAGAGGATTGGTAAACAGAGAAGAAATCAGTGGCAGCAAACTTGTATTGCCCGGCACCTTTGAACAGAGCATTCAGGATATACTTGATGAACCCAACACTTTCGTTGCGATAACGGGAAATCTATCTTTCGATGAAAATACAAAAACCATTTCTGCAAGCATTAGCTCACATTTTAATGCAATCGTGTATGAAGATTTAAATATTAGCGTCTATGTTACCGAGGATAGTGTAATCGATTGGCAAAAAAATTATGTGAACACAGGAGACCCCAATTATCCGGTTGGAGACATAGAGGAATATGTTCACATGCATGTATTGAGAGGATCGATGAACGGAACCTGGGGAGATTTATTAAATGAAAGTGCAGGAAAAAGTATTGAAGAAGGTGCAAGTATAAGTAAGGCATTCACCTATCAATTGGAAGATGGGAATGATCCTTATTTCTGTAATGTAATTGCCTTTATTTACGATACCGAGACGGATGCAATCGTTCAGGTGCGGGAATGGCATTTGAAGGACATAATTGATTAA
- a CDS encoding DMT family transporter translates to MNKDYFKLHFIIFIWGFTAILGKLIEIPSIELVFYRTGIAAILLAMWFIFKKQLLLLKFRDILPLLFTGTIIAAHWIFFFLSARVSTVSVCLAGMATVTLFTAFLEPLFFKRRISFLEIFSGLTVILGLYIIFRFEFDHALGLSIALLSAFLAAIFSILNAFYTKKHDPYAITFYEMAGAALSIAIFFIPYTYFGIAPDGELQLNPTLMDWFYLLILSGVCTVYAFSVSVEIMKRLTPFTVNLAVNMEPIYGILLALLIFGESEKMSGEFYLGASLIIVTIIINPVIRYQQKKGRIRFPKF, encoded by the coding sequence ATGAACAAAGATTATTTCAAACTTCATTTTATCATATTCATATGGGGCTTCACGGCAATACTTGGAAAACTCATAGAAATCCCTTCTATCGAATTGGTATTCTACAGAACCGGAATAGCTGCCATTTTACTGGCCATGTGGTTTATTTTTAAAAAACAGTTATTGCTTTTAAAATTTAGAGATATTCTTCCTTTGCTTTTTACAGGTACCATAATTGCCGCCCACTGGATATTTTTCTTTTTGTCAGCAAGAGTGAGTACGGTTTCGGTTTGTTTGGCCGGTATGGCCACGGTGACACTTTTCACGGCCTTCCTCGAACCACTATTTTTCAAAAGAAGGATATCCTTTCTTGAAATATTTTCAGGTCTTACAGTGATTCTTGGTCTCTATATTATTTTCCGTTTCGAATTTGATCATGCCCTCGGGCTATCGATCGCTCTTCTTTCGGCATTTCTGGCGGCAATTTTCTCAATTTTAAATGCCTTTTACACAAAAAAACACGACCCCTATGCCATTACTTTTTACGAAATGGCCGGCGCTGCATTGAGCATTGCAATCTTTTTTATCCCCTACACTTATTTTGGGATTGCTCCAGATGGAGAACTGCAACTGAATCCAACGCTAATGGACTGGTTTTATCTTTTAATTCTTTCCGGGGTATGTACGGTTTACGCCTTTAGCGTATCAGTAGAAATTATGAAACGCCTCACCCCTTTTACGGTCAATCTTGCTGTAAATATGGAACCCATTTACGGTATACTATTAGCCTTGCTAATTTTTGGGGAATCTGAAAAAATGTCAGGAGAGTTTTATTTAGGTGCTTCTTTGATTATTGTTACCATCATCATCAATCCTGTAATCCGTTATCAACAGAAGAAAGGAAGAATTAGGTTTCCAAAATTTTAA
- the tgt gene encoding tRNA guanosine(34) transglycosylase Tgt, whose product MLEFKIQAKSSEGQSRTGTISTEHGKIPTPIFMPVGTAGTVKALHQRELSQDLDAKIILGNTYHLYLRPGMDVLKQAGGLHKFMNWERPLLTDSGGYQVYSLAQSRKISEEGVEFQSHIDGSKHLFTPENVIDIQRGIGADIIMAFDECPPYPCEYDYAKNSMHLTHRWLDRCIKAMNKTQGKYGYEQNLFPILQGSVYKDLRSESAKYISETDLPGCAIGGLSVGEPHEMMYEVCDWVTDILPKNKPRYLMGVGTPENLLECIDRGIDMFDCVMPTRNARHGMIFTSEGILNIRNEKWKNDFSTLDENVDLFINKTYSKAYLRHLIIGNEILGAQIASIQNLGLYLWLMKEARQHIAEDSFSSWKKEMIEKLSRRL is encoded by the coding sequence ATGCTCGAATTTAAGATACAGGCCAAAAGCTCCGAAGGACAATCAAGAACCGGTACGATTAGTACGGAACACGGTAAAATACCAACGCCCATTTTCATGCCCGTTGGGACAGCCGGAACAGTAAAAGCCCTTCATCAGAGAGAGCTTTCGCAAGACCTCGATGCCAAAATCATATTAGGAAACACCTATCACCTTTATTTGCGTCCCGGGATGGATGTATTAAAACAAGCAGGTGGGCTTCACAAGTTTATGAATTGGGAGCGGCCACTGTTGACCGACAGCGGCGGTTATCAGGTTTACTCTTTGGCACAATCACGTAAAATTTCAGAAGAAGGCGTTGAATTTCAATCGCATATTGACGGTTCAAAGCATTTATTCACTCCCGAAAACGTTATAGACATTCAAAGGGGAATAGGTGCGGATATAATTATGGCATTTGATGAATGTCCACCCTATCCTTGTGAATACGATTATGCAAAGAATTCCATGCATCTGACCCACCGATGGCTAGATCGTTGTATTAAGGCAATGAACAAAACACAGGGCAAATACGGCTATGAACAAAACCTTTTTCCAATTCTTCAGGGAAGCGTTTATAAGGATTTGCGCTCCGAATCGGCTAAATACATCAGCGAGACAGATCTGCCGGGATGCGCTATTGGGGGATTATCGGTAGGAGAACCACATGAAATGATGTACGAGGTTTGCGACTGGGTAACGGATATCCTTCCAAAAAACAAACCCAGGTATTTGATGGGTGTGGGCACACCGGAAAATTTGCTGGAATGCATAGACCGGGGCATCGATATGTTTGATTGTGTCATGCCAACAAGAAATGCAAGACATGGAATGATATTCACTTCCGAAGGCATCCTCAATATCCGAAATGAGAAATGGAAAAACGATTTCAGCACTTTGGACGAAAATGTGGACCTGTTTATCAATAAAACTTATTCCAAAGCCTATTTAAGACATTTAATCATAGGCAATGAGATACTTGGTGCTCAAATTGCCAGCATACAAAACCTTGGGCTTTATCTTTGGTTGATGAAAGAAGCCCGGCAGCATATAGCCGAAGACAGCTTTTCTTCCTGGAAAAAGGAAATGATTGAAAAATTAAGCCGAAGATTGTAA